From a single Okeanomitos corallinicola TIOX110 genomic region:
- a CDS encoding Photosystem Q(B) protein 1 — MTIIAPRREEFDFFRVWDRFCAWITSTENRLYIGWFGVLMIPTLLVATTCFILAFIAAPGVDMEGIRDPIRGSLMDGNNIITAAVVPTSAAIGLHFYPIWEAASIDEWLYNGGPYQLIVLHFLIGIWCYLGRLWELSYRLGMRPWLAIAYSAPAAAATAVLLIYPIGQGSFADGLPLGIAGTFHFMLAFQGDHNILMHPFHMLGVAGIFSGAFLSSLHGSLVTSTLFRKTTENESPNTGYKLGQRQVTYSYLAGHYGFLGRLLTPLFASKNHRSFHFLLAALPTIGIWFAALGVGSMAFNLNGFNFHHSILDSRGMVVRTEADLLNRANLGILAMHAPNVHIFPVIMSCGEAIPVS, encoded by the coding sequence ATGACTATCATTGCTCCACGTCGAGAAGAATTCGATTTCTTTAGAGTTTGGGATCGTTTTTGTGCTTGGATAACTAGCACCGAGAACCGCCTCTATATAGGCTGGTTTGGTGTATTAATGATTCCCACTTTGTTAGTTGCAACCACCTGTTTTATCCTCGCTTTCATTGCTGCACCAGGGGTAGATATGGAAGGAATTAGAGACCCCATTCGCGGTTCTTTAATGGATGGAAACAACATTATTACAGCCGCCGTAGTCCCAACTTCCGCCGCCATTGGTTTACATTTTTATCCAATTTGGGAAGCAGCTTCCATAGATGAATGGCTTTATAATGGCGGACCTTATCAACTAATTGTCCTGCATTTTTTGATTGGAATTTGGTGTTATTTAGGACGTTTATGGGAATTAAGTTACCGTTTAGGAATGCGTCCTTGGTTAGCAATTGCCTATTCTGCACCCGCAGCAGCAGCGACAGCAGTATTATTAATTTACCCCATTGGTCAAGGTAGTTTTGCTGATGGTTTACCCTTGGGAATTGCGGGAACTTTTCACTTTATGTTAGCTTTCCAAGGCGACCATAATATCTTAATGCACCCCTTCCATATGTTAGGAGTTGCGGGAATTTTTAGTGGTGCATTTTTAAGTTCTCTCCATGGTTCATTGGTGACATCTACCCTATTTAGAAAAACCACCGAAAACGAATCACCCAATACTGGCTATAAATTAGGTCAACGCCAAGTAACCTATAGCTATTTAGCTGGACATTATGGTTTTTTAGGACGTTTATTAACTCCGTTATTCGCCAGTAAAAATCACCGTTCTTTTCATTTTTTACTAGCAGCATTACCCACCATCGGTATTTGGTTTGCTGCATTAGGTGTCGGGAGTATGGCTTTTAATTTGAATGGCTTTAACTTCCATCATTCTATTTTAGATAGTCGGGGAATGGTAGTTAGAACTGAAGCTGATTTGCTGAATCGTGCTAATTTAGGAATTTTAGCAATGCACGCTCCCAATGTTCATATTTTCCCTGTAATTATGTCTTGTGGTGAAGCAATTCCTGTTAGTTAG
- a CDS encoding DUF4922 domain-containing protein, with product MTQGKILLKSGTLWDKIKQTTTHALECGALKSIPTELEIVEHEQVKFVVRILANLNRKKAAQKQQEKQTVATGKEFNPFLPYEQDLFVADVSETHVCILNKFNVVDYHLLIITRAFEEQESLLTVEDFTAMWAVLGDVDGLVFYNGGKIAGASQRHKHLQIVPITKNEIPITPLLAAAKFKDGIATIPGLPFLHAFTTFEPEESPEVTLAKYYALLEVVGIEAVDNSKQSGAYNFLATREWMLIVPRSQEEFESISINSLGFAGALLVRNSQQMQLVKDIGPMNILKNVALGFSKEL from the coding sequence ATGACTCAGGGTAAAATATTGTTGAAATCAGGGACTTTGTGGGATAAAATTAAACAAACTACTACCCATGCTTTAGAGTGTGGGGCTTTAAAATCTATTCCCACGGAATTGGAAATTGTGGAACATGAACAAGTTAAATTTGTAGTCAGAATTTTAGCAAATTTGAACCGGAAAAAAGCTGCTCAAAAGCAACAGGAAAAACAAACTGTGGCAACTGGTAAAGAGTTTAATCCGTTTTTACCTTATGAACAAGATTTGTTTGTAGCAGATGTTTCTGAAACTCATGTTTGTATTTTAAATAAATTCAATGTTGTTGATTATCATTTATTAATTATTACCCGTGCTTTCGAGGAACAAGAGAGTTTATTAACCGTAGAAGATTTTACCGCAATGTGGGCGGTTTTAGGTGATGTGGATGGGTTAGTATTTTATAATGGTGGTAAAATTGCCGGTGCGAGTCAGCGACATAAACATTTACAAATAGTACCAATAACTAAAAACGAAATACCGATTACACCTTTATTAGCAGCGGCTAAATTTAAAGATGGTATTGCAACTATTCCTGGACTTCCTTTTTTACACGCTTTTACTACTTTTGAACCAGAAGAAAGCCCAGAGGTGACGTTAGCAAAATATTATGCTTTACTAGAGGTAGTAGGTATTGAGGCTGTTGATAATAGTAAACAATCGGGAGCATATAACTTTTTAGCTACACGAGAATGGATGTTAATTGTACCCCGTTCTCAAGAAGAATTTGAGTCAATTTCTATTAATTCTTTGGGGTTTGCTGGTGCTTTGTTGGTAAGAAATTCTCAACAAATGCAGCTGGTTAAAGATATTGGTCCGATGAATATTTTAAAAAATGTTGCTTTAGGCTTTTCTAAGGAATTATGA
- a CDS encoding tryptophan-rich sensory protein has protein sequence MQESNFSNNRDFLRQCATLAAIVGGFIVNVVSNVAPLNGMSIGAISNTLFKDVLVIPANYAFIIWGVIYLGLFAFGVYQFLPSQKQDPDLRKTGYLLVVASIAQCIWVYLFLSRFFAVSILAMLGILIPLIMIHQRLGIGEKRVSKNKKFCLHYPISIYLGWISVATIVNVACALYFINWNGFGISGEVWTVIMLLAAAGISAVMVLNYQDIAYTGVTVWALVAIAVKHGDHSIIRNTALGLAIVLMVIIFMKGWRR, from the coding sequence ATGCAAGAGTCTAATTTTAGTAATAATCGGGATTTTTTACGACAGTGTGCTACCTTAGCAGCTATAGTTGGCGGTTTTATTGTCAATGTAGTATCTAACGTTGCTCCGCTGAATGGTATGAGCATTGGGGCAATTTCTAACACTTTATTTAAAGATGTGTTAGTTATTCCCGCTAACTATGCTTTTATCATCTGGGGTGTAATTTACTTGGGTTTGTTTGCTTTCGGAGTTTATCAATTTTTGCCTAGTCAAAAACAAGATCCAGATTTACGTAAAACTGGGTATTTGTTAGTAGTTGCTTCTATTGCTCAGTGTATTTGGGTTTATTTATTTTTATCCCGATTTTTCGCTGTTTCTATTTTAGCAATGTTGGGAATTTTGATACCTCTAATTATGATTCATCAACGCTTAGGAATTGGGGAAAAGCGAGTCAGTAAAAATAAAAAGTTTTGTCTTCATTATCCCATTAGTATATATTTGGGTTGGATTAGTGTCGCAACTATTGTCAATGTTGCCTGTGCATTGTATTTTATTAATTGGAATGGTTTTGGTATTAGTGGGGAAGTTTGGACTGTAATTATGTTATTAGCAGCAGCGGGAATTTCTGCTGTGATGGTGCTAAATTATCAAGATATTGCTTATACAGGGGTGACAGTTTGGGCTTTGGTAGCAATTGCTGTTAAACATGGAGATCATTCTATCATCAGAAATACTGCTTTAGGTTTAGCAATTGTGCTGATGGTGATTATATTTATGAAAGGTTGGCGTAGATAG
- a CDS encoding aminotransferase class V-fold PLP-dependent enzyme — MESLDIKWIRSQFPALTQTINGNPAIFFDGPGGTQVPGAVLDNINDYLVRSNANAHGYFTTSMRTDAVINSARAAIADFLGCDNDEVVFSANMTTLAFSVSRAIGRELQPGDEIVVTKLDHAANISPWVALEEQGVKVKIVDVNIADCTLDLTDLETKINSKTKLVAVTYASNAVGTINDITNIVKLAHSFGALVFVDAVHYAPHAPINVHHLDCDFLACSAYKFFAPHVGILYAKREHLTRFSPYKVKPASNEVPSRWETGTLNHEGLAGLVATINYLAKLGCHVSPTLDNELIDSLIAADREGLTTFHCPRFLTSETQENHELASAYHSRRAALLAAMTAIQQYERELSKKLISGLLEIPGVQVYGITEPEKFNWRTPTVAITIDGKKPAEIAKILGEKGIFTWHGNFYAMELTEKLGVEKSGGLLRIGLAHYNTGEEIEQCLQTISTCCRQ; from the coding sequence ATGGAATCTCTAGATATAAAATGGATTCGTTCCCAATTTCCGGCATTAACACAAACTATCAACGGAAACCCTGCGATTTTTTTTGATGGCCCTGGGGGAACGCAAGTACCGGGTGCTGTGTTAGATAATATCAATGATTATTTAGTTAGGTCTAATGCCAATGCTCATGGTTATTTTACCACCAGCATGAGAACTGATGCGGTAATTAATTCTGCCAGAGCAGCGATCGCAGATTTTTTAGGATGCGATAATGATGAAGTGGTATTTAGTGCAAATATGACTACTCTCGCTTTTAGTGTCAGTCGCGCTATTGGGAGAGAATTACAACCAGGTGATGAAATTGTTGTTACAAAATTAGACCACGCTGCTAATATTTCTCCTTGGGTTGCTTTAGAAGAACAGGGTGTAAAGGTCAAAATTGTTGATGTTAATATTGCCGATTGTACCCTAGATTTAACTGATTTAGAAACCAAGATTAATTCTAAAACAAAATTAGTTGCTGTCACCTATGCTTCTAATGCTGTGGGAACAATTAATGATATTACCAACATCGTTAAATTAGCCCATAGTTTTGGGGCTTTGGTGTTTGTAGATGCTGTCCATTATGCACCCCACGCACCCATTAATGTTCATCATTTAGACTGTGATTTTCTCGCTTGTTCGGCTTATAAATTCTTTGCTCCCCACGTTGGAATTTTATATGCAAAACGAGAACATTTAACTAGATTTTCTCCCTATAAAGTTAAACCTGCATCTAATGAAGTTCCGTCTAGATGGGAAACGGGAACTTTAAATCATGAAGGTTTAGCTGGTTTAGTAGCGACAATTAATTATTTAGCAAAATTAGGTTGTCACGTTTCCCCAACTTTAGATAATGAATTAATTGATTCTTTAATAGCAGCAGATAGGGAAGGTTTAACTACCTTTCATTGTCCCCGATTTCTAACTTCAGAAACACAAGAAAATCATGAATTAGCATCTGCTTATCATAGTCGTCGTGCGGCTTTGTTAGCAGCAATGACAGCGATTCAACAATATGAAAGAGAATTAAGTAAAAAGTTAATTTCTGGTTTGTTAGAAATTCCTGGTGTGCAGGTTTATGGAATTACAGAACCGGAAAAATTTAACTGGAGAACTCCCACCGTTGCAATTACCATTGATGGGAAAAAACCCGCAGAAATAGCCAAAATTTTAGGAGAAAAAGGCATCTTTACCTGGCATGGAAATTTCTATGCTATGGAACTAACAGAAAAATTAGGTGTAGAAAAATCCGGTGGTTTATTGAGAATTGGTTTAGCACATTATAATACTGGGGAGGAAATAGAGCAGTGTTTACAAACTATTTCTACCTGCTGTAGACAATGA
- the recN gene encoding DNA repair protein RecN produces MLLCLRIENFALIDKLELEFGARLNVLTGETGAGKSIILDAIDAVLGGKVSSRVIRTGTNRALLEGTFSINPDLTAWLIEQEIDLLDDNSVIISREITATVSNIRSRSRVNGVLVNRQIMGNLRDRLVEITAQGQTVQVGQSAHLRNWLDLYGGDALIQQRQEVAVAFSNYQQAHQSLEQRRTSERERLQQLDLLTYQVQELSLANLDDPQEMEQLTQERERLNHVVDLQQMSYKVYQSLYQNDAESPTAADLLGDSETLLNQIVEFDNQLQPMLELVRDAVATVMEVGRQISIYGESLEADPQRLEEVEERLRELKQICRKYGPSLAEAIAYYEKIQIELAELNNHEQSIETLEQKEQICLQYLLQFSHKLTQLRLKTATNLESHLLSELKPLAMDKVRFQVEITPTSPTATGADKITFMFSPNPGEPIQPLTEIASGGEMSRFLLALKACFNQNDYAETMVFDEIDVGVSGRVAQAIAEKLYQLSQNQQVLCVTHQPLIAAMADRHFRVEKQVINKNGNAEQRTVVRVTSLDNLTTRREELAQLAGGKSANQAIAFAESLLVQAANHRHQQQT; encoded by the coding sequence ATGTTGCTATGCCTGAGAATTGAAAATTTTGCCCTCATTGATAAATTAGAATTAGAGTTTGGAGCTAGGTTAAATGTGTTGACAGGGGAAACCGGCGCGGGAAAGTCAATTATATTAGATGCAATTGATGCGGTTTTAGGTGGTAAAGTTTCTAGTCGCGTCATTCGCACGGGAACAAATCGTGCTTTATTAGAAGGAACTTTCAGTATAAACCCTGATTTAACTGCCTGGTTAATTGAACAAGAAATAGACTTACTTGATGATAATTCCGTGATCATTAGTAGGGAAATTACCGCTACTGTCAGTAATATCCGTAGTAGATCACGGGTAAATGGGGTATTGGTAAATCGGCAAATTATGGGTAATTTACGCGATCGCCTCGTGGAAATTACTGCCCAAGGACAAACGGTACAAGTAGGTCAATCCGCACATCTCAGAAATTGGTTAGATTTATATGGTGGTGATGCTTTAATACAGCAACGTCAAGAAGTAGCGGTTGCTTTTAGCAACTATCAACAGGCACATCAAAGTTTAGAACAGCGACGGACTTCGGAAAGGGAACGTTTACAACAACTAGATTTACTCACCTATCAAGTCCAAGAATTGAGTTTAGCAAATCTAGATGATCCCCAAGAAATGGAACAATTAACCCAGGAAAGGGAGAGGTTAAATCATGTAGTTGATTTACAACAAATGAGTTATAAAGTTTATCAATCTTTATATCAAAATGATGCAGAATCTCCTACCGCTGCTGATTTATTAGGAGATAGTGAAACACTACTAAATCAAATTGTTGAATTTGATAACCAACTGCAACCAATGTTAGAATTGGTGAGGGATGCAGTAGCAACAGTTATGGAAGTGGGCAGACAAATTAGCATTTATGGAGAAAGTTTAGAAGCTGATCCCCAAAGGTTAGAAGAAGTAGAAGAAAGACTCAGGGAATTAAAACAAATTTGTCGGAAATATGGGCCGAGTTTAGCAGAAGCGATCGCCTATTATGAAAAAATTCAAATAGAACTAGCCGAACTAAATAATCATGAACAATCTATAGAAACTCTAGAACAAAAAGAACAAATTTGTTTACAATATCTGCTCCAATTTAGTCACAAATTAACTCAATTAAGATTAAAAACAGCAACTAATTTAGAATCTCATCTATTATCTGAACTCAAACCTTTAGCAATGGATAAAGTCAGATTCCAAGTAGAAATTACCCCCACATCTCCCACAGCTACAGGTGCAGATAAAATTACCTTTATGTTTAGCCCTAACCCCGGTGAACCCATCCAACCATTAACAGAAATTGCCTCTGGGGGAGAAATGAGCCGATTTTTATTAGCATTAAAAGCTTGTTTTAATCAAAATGATTATGCAGAAACTATGGTATTTGATGAAATTGATGTAGGAGTTTCCGGCAGAGTTGCCCAAGCTATTGCCGAAAAATTATATCAACTCAGTCAAAATCAACAAGTATTATGTGTGACTCATCAACCATTAATTGCAGCAATGGCAGATAGACATTTTCGGGTTGAGAAACAAGTAATTAATAAAAATGGTAATGCTGAACAGCGTACAGTTGTCAGAGTTACCAGTTTAGATAATTTAACCACGCGGAGGGAAGAATTAGCGCAATTAGCCGGTGGTAAATCGGCAAATCAAGCCATAGCATTTGCTGAATCTTTATTAGTGCAAGCTGCAAACCATCGTCATCAACAACAAACATAA
- a CDS encoding proline--tRNA ligase yields the protein MRLSQMLFVTLRDDPADAEIPSHKLLLRAGYIRRIGSGVYAYLPLMWRVLQKISQIVREEMNATGAQECLLPQIQPAELWKESGRWDTYTKAEGIMFSLIDRREQQLGLGPTHEEVITAVARDMIRSYRQLPVHLYQIQTKFRDEIRPRFGLMRGREFIMKDGYSFHADEESLKQTYQDMYQAYTNMLRRSGLAFRAVEADSGAIGGSGSTEFMVLADAGEDEVLYTEDGKYAANVEKAVSLPADLETSPFTTLEKRETPGTDTIEKLCNFLKCSPTQVVKNVLYQTVYDHGLTVLVLVNIRGDQEVNEVKLQNELTKLAPQFNAKTIISLSVPTNEIIATWAVKSLPLGYISPDLGDDYITGTKQVNAKFVRLVDQTAVELKNFVTGANETGFHVVGANWGEQFKLPELTVDIRKARPGDRSLHDSTQTLETARGIEAGHIFQLGTKYSQAMCAVYTNEQGEEKPLLMGCYGVGVSRLAQSAVEQSYDKDGIIWPVAIAPYHAIVTIPNIKDAQQIEIAEKLYTELNKAGVETLLDDRDERAGVKFKDADLIGIPFRIVTGRAIANGKVEVVKRATRETQEIAIDEVVNTLQQWIKQAIEG from the coding sequence ATGCGACTATCACAAATGTTATTTGTTACACTCAGGGATGACCCAGCAGATGCGGAAATTCCCAGTCATAAACTCTTACTCCGCGCAGGTTATATTCGTCGCATCGGTAGTGGTGTCTATGCGTATCTGCCTTTAATGTGGCGAGTTTTACAAAAGATATCCCAGATAGTACGGGAAGAAATGAACGCCACCGGCGCACAAGAATGTCTATTACCGCAAATACAACCGGCTGAGTTATGGAAGGAGTCGGGAAGATGGGATACCTACACTAAAGCTGAGGGTATCATGTTTTCTCTGATTGATAGGAGGGAACAACAGTTAGGTTTAGGCCCCACCCATGAAGAAGTAATTACCGCTGTTGCCCGTGATATGATTCGTTCATATCGTCAATTACCCGTACATTTATATCAAATTCAAACTAAATTTCGGGATGAAATTCGTCCTCGTTTTGGTTTAATGCGGGGGAGAGAATTTATCATGAAAGATGGTTATTCTTTCCATGCTGATGAGGAAAGTTTAAAGCAAACTTACCAGGATATGTACCAAGCATACACTAATATGTTACGCCGTTCTGGTTTAGCTTTTCGGGCGGTAGAAGCTGACTCTGGTGCGATTGGTGGTTCTGGTTCGACGGAATTTATGGTGTTAGCAGATGCGGGAGAGGATGAAGTTCTCTACACTGAAGATGGGAAATATGCAGCAAATGTAGAAAAGGCTGTTTCTTTACCTGCGGATTTGGAAACCTCACCTTTTACTACTCTTGAAAAACGGGAAACTCCGGGAACGGATACCATAGAAAAACTTTGTAATTTCTTGAAATGTTCTCCTACTCAAGTTGTGAAAAATGTTTTATATCAAACTGTTTATGATCATGGTTTGACTGTTTTAGTGTTGGTGAATATTCGGGGAGATCAGGAAGTTAATGAGGTAAAATTACAAAATGAATTAACTAAATTAGCTCCTCAATTTAATGCTAAAACTATTATTTCTCTGAGTGTACCAACTAATGAAATAATTGCGACTTGGGCAGTAAAATCTTTACCTTTGGGTTATATTTCTCCAGATTTAGGTGATGATTATATTACGGGAACTAAACAGGTAAATGCTAAGTTTGTTCGCTTGGTTGATCAAACTGCGGTAGAGTTAAAAAACTTTGTCACCGGAGCAAATGAAACAGGCTTTCACGTAGTCGGGGCAAATTGGGGTGAGCAGTTTAAATTACCAGAATTAACAGTAGATATTCGGAAAGCTAGACCAGGCGATCGCTCTCTCCATGATTCTACCCAAACCCTAGAAACAGCAAGGGGTATAGAAGCCGGTCACATCTTCCAACTCGGTACAAAATACTCCCAAGCAATGTGTGCAGTTTATACCAATGAGCAAGGGGAAGAAAAACCTTTACTCATGGGTTGTTATGGTGTGGGAGTTTCCCGGTTAGCACAATCAGCAGTAGAACAATCCTATGATAAAGATGGGATAATTTGGCCTGTAGCGATCGCACCTTATCACGCCATTGTTACCATTCCTAATATCAAAGATGCTCAACAAATCGAAATCGCCGAAAAACTTTACACCGAACTCAATAAAGCAGGTGTAGAAACATTATTAGATGACAGAGACGAAAGAGCAGGTGTAAAATTCAAAGATGCAGATTTAATTGGCATTCCCTTTAGAATTGTTACAGGGAGAGCGATCGCTAATGGTAAAGTAGAAGTAGTCAAACGAGCAACCCGTGAAACTCAGGAAATAGCCATTGACGAAGTTGTAAACACCTTACAACAATGGATTAAACAAGCCATAGAAGGGTAA